The following are encoded together in the uncultured Sphaerochaeta sp. genome:
- a CDS encoding Na+/H+ antiporter NhaC family protein, translating to MMSFGIWGLIPPVLTITLAFITKDVMVSLFLGIFSGALIVAGGNPLVAIINLTDMIAGSLNDGWNIRIFLFCALLGGLVGMLSKTGSAHAFGRWAADKLHTEKTSLMMTWFCGLLIFIDDYFNSLAVGTVMRPITDKNKVSRAQLAYILDSTAAPVCILVPISSWVITVMSIVKGSEGFDALGVSEFSFFIRSVPYNLYALLTIIMVVVIILSGRNFGPMAKSIAYAKETGNLYNETYGPAPGEIDIDGDVNAAKAKPLDMLFPIIVLIVSAVILFPVTTYLSSIDGETITSVGAAAASMSLGDAFNNTDASMALFYAVIFTLVITYIYYTARKLFTIKGASEAITDGIKSMVPALIILTMAWTIGTVIKSSPEDGGLGLAAYLSDVVVGGGFPIALVPVIAFALSALISFSTGTSWGTFAIMIPIVMPIAVGLAQAKGLADAGLLNAAMISVSAVLGGSVFGDHASPISDTTILSSTGAGCPHLEHVATQMPYAVTSAACALVGFVVGGIFLNVLAAWIVTLAVFAAAMIFLPKILNK from the coding sequence ATGATGAGTTTTGGAATTTGGGGGCTTATTCCTCCCGTTCTTACCATTACCCTTGCTTTTATTACCAAGGATGTAATGGTTTCCCTGTTTCTTGGGATCTTTTCTGGTGCGTTGATCGTGGCAGGGGGAAATCCTCTGGTAGCAATCATCAATCTTACCGACATGATCGCCGGTTCCCTCAATGATGGATGGAACATTCGAATCTTCCTTTTCTGTGCATTGCTCGGCGGATTGGTTGGTATGCTCAGCAAGACTGGTTCAGCACATGCGTTTGGTCGCTGGGCAGCAGACAAGCTGCACACCGAGAAGACCAGCCTCATGATGACTTGGTTCTGTGGTCTGTTGATCTTTATCGATGACTACTTCAACAGCCTTGCAGTAGGAACCGTTATGCGTCCTATTACTGACAAGAACAAGGTTTCCCGCGCACAGCTCGCATATATCCTGGACTCCACCGCAGCCCCGGTATGTATCCTTGTTCCCATCTCCAGCTGGGTTATCACCGTCATGTCCATCGTAAAAGGATCTGAAGGATTTGATGCCTTGGGTGTCAGTGAATTCTCTTTCTTTATCCGGTCAGTACCCTATAACCTGTATGCTCTGCTTACCATCATCATGGTAGTTGTCATCATTCTGAGCGGACGTAATTTCGGTCCCATGGCAAAAAGCATTGCCTATGCAAAGGAAACCGGTAACCTGTACAACGAGACATATGGACCAGCACCGGGTGAAATTGACATCGATGGGGATGTGAATGCAGCAAAGGCAAAGCCTCTGGACATGCTTTTCCCGATTATCGTTCTCATAGTTTCAGCAGTTATCCTGTTCCCTGTTACTACCTACCTCTCATCCATAGATGGAGAGACCATTACCAGCGTCGGTGCTGCTGCAGCATCCATGTCTCTCGGTGATGCCTTCAACAATACCGATGCCTCAATGGCACTGTTCTATGCAGTAATCTTCACGTTGGTGATCACCTACATCTACTACACTGCTCGTAAGCTTTTTACGATCAAGGGAGCAAGTGAAGCAATTACCGACGGTATCAAGAGTATGGTTCCCGCCCTTATCATCCTTACCATGGCTTGGACCATTGGTACGGTTATCAAGAGCAGTCCTGAAGATGGTGGCCTTGGATTGGCTGCCTACCTCAGTGATGTTGTGGTCGGTGGTGGATTCCCGATTGCCTTGGTTCCTGTTATTGCCTTTGCACTCTCCGCTCTGATCTCGTTCTCAACCGGTACGAGCTGGGGAACCTTTGCTATCATGATTCCGATCGTTATGCCGATCGCTGTCGGTCTTGCCCAGGCAAAGGGCCTTGCAGACGCAGGTTTGCTCAATGCAGCTATGATCAGCGTGAGTGCTGTACTTGGTGGTTCGGTCTTTGGTGACCATGCTTCCCCGATCAGTGATACAACCATCCTGAGTTCCACTGGAGCCGGGTGCCCACACCTTGAGCACGTTGCAACCCAGATGCCCTATGCTGTGACCTCTGCAGCTTGTGCCTTGGTTGGTTTTGTCGTAGGGGGAATCTTCTTGAACGTTCTGGCAGCTTGGATTGTTACCTTGGCTGTCTTTGCAGCAGCCATGATCTTCCTTCCCAAGATCCTGAACAAGTAA